In a genomic window of Akkermansia massiliensis:
- a CDS encoding glycoside hydrolase family 57 protein encodes MSNISLTFVAHQPNRLIHYDFFKIGEHAFYEDDDLNARVLSTVAERCYFPATRLMKQLIELTGGKFRFGLALSGVILEQALYHRPDLIAAFKELAETGCVDFLVMPYYNSLASVYSPQEFAEQIEEHRELLKKLFRQESDVLMNTGMLYSNAIAAQAETLGFKGIMADGNPAMLKGFTSNEVFLAPWVYNTTTIFRNRELSNDLAIMRTDPEWPEYPLSPTTFADWLTHQQGSVTTLSMDYETLGERQSDATGVFEFWRTMILACVDAGNRFMTPSEVVREIKPVSVCECTQEMTCSTFGTMSHWNGNVMQDEAIRKIYRLEKPVKAANDKDLTHVWRKLQSADHFHYMQKENSFTPYASAFDAYIYYMNALADLQIRVKRESQNAPVPAAAS; translated from the coding sequence ATGAGCAACATTTCCCTCACTTTCGTGGCACACCAGCCCAACCGGCTGATTCATTACGACTTCTTCAAAATTGGAGAACACGCCTTCTATGAAGATGACGATCTGAATGCCCGCGTGCTCAGCACGGTGGCGGAACGCTGCTACTTCCCGGCCACTCGGCTGATGAAGCAGCTCATCGAACTCACAGGGGGCAAATTCCGCTTCGGGCTGGCCCTCAGCGGCGTCATTCTGGAACAGGCCCTGTACCACAGGCCGGACCTGATTGCCGCCTTCAAGGAGCTGGCTGAAACCGGCTGCGTGGACTTTCTGGTGATGCCGTACTACAACTCCCTCGCCTCCGTCTACTCACCGCAGGAATTTGCGGAGCAGATTGAAGAGCACCGGGAACTCCTTAAAAAACTCTTCCGCCAGGAATCAGACGTGCTGATGAACACCGGCATGCTGTACTCCAACGCCATTGCGGCGCAGGCGGAAACGCTCGGCTTCAAGGGCATCATGGCGGACGGCAATCCGGCGATGCTCAAGGGATTCACCAGCAATGAAGTATTCCTGGCCCCGTGGGTCTATAACACCACCACCATATTCCGCAACCGGGAACTCTCCAATGACCTGGCGATCATGAGAACCGATCCGGAATGGCCGGAATACCCGCTTTCCCCCACCACCTTCGCGGACTGGCTGACGCACCAGCAGGGCAGCGTCACCACCCTGTCCATGGACTATGAGACGCTTGGCGAACGCCAGTCTGACGCTACGGGCGTCTTTGAATTCTGGCGCACCATGATCCTTGCCTGCGTGGATGCCGGCAACCGGTTCATGACCCCGTCTGAAGTGGTGCGTGAAATCAAGCCCGTCTCCGTCTGCGAATGCACCCAGGAAATGACCTGCTCCACCTTCGGAACCATGTCCCATTGGAACGGCAACGTCATGCAGGACGAAGCCATCCGCAAAATCTACCGCCTGGAAAAACCGGTCAAGGCCGCCAATGACAAGGACCTCACCCACGTCTGGCGCAAGCTCCAGAGTGCGGACCACTTCCATTACATGCAGAAGGAAAACTCCTTCACCCCGTATGCCTCTGCCTTTGACGCGTACATCTACTACATGAACGCCCTGGCGGACCTGCAAATCCGCGTCAAAAGGGAATCACAGAACGCTCCGGTCCCTGCGGCAGCCTCCTGA
- a CDS encoding MotA/TolQ/ExbB proton channel family protein: protein MNFIKDCITFFQAGGVFMYPLAACSVLLIAAIIYRMFNMKRSTICPARLTRAVEQYTRGALERSELERMAADSDSVEGRLVLDALNSPLEDEAALKEMIQVKAREEFVTLQAGLPLLDMIVMIAPMFGILGTASGLVQIFSVFGMDESHGMIAQGIAQALNTTIAGLAIATPAVIAHVYYSRKLERISASMEVLLTELISFRCHHSQR, encoded by the coding sequence ATGAACTTTATCAAGGACTGCATCACATTCTTCCAGGCAGGCGGCGTTTTCATGTATCCGCTGGCGGCCTGTTCCGTTCTTCTCATTGCGGCCATCATTTACCGCATGTTCAATATGAAGAGGAGCACCATCTGTCCCGCCAGGCTGACCCGGGCCGTGGAGCAGTACACCCGCGGGGCCTTGGAGCGCAGCGAACTGGAAAGGATGGCCGCGGATTCGGATTCCGTGGAGGGGCGCCTGGTGCTGGACGCCCTGAATTCTCCTCTGGAGGATGAAGCCGCCCTGAAGGAGATGATCCAGGTGAAGGCCCGCGAGGAGTTCGTGACGCTCCAGGCGGGGCTTCCCCTGCTGGACATGATTGTGATGATCGCCCCCATGTTCGGTATTCTGGGGACTGCCAGCGGCCTGGTGCAGATTTTCAGCGTTTTCGGGATGGATGAGAGCCACGGCATGATCGCGCAGGGGATTGCCCAGGCGCTGAACACCACGATTGCCGGGCTAGCCATCGCCACTCCCGCCGTAATCGCCCACGTTTATTATTCCCGCAAGCTGGAGCGCATTTCCGCTTCCATGGAAGTCCTGCTGACGGAGCTGATTTCCTTCCGCTGCCATCATTCCCAACGCTGA
- a CDS encoding TIM-barrel domain-containing protein has product MCTSPNIPERRKTPPLRGRLVKWEYTNAVSKITLSVCLADDGIVRVTYFTGPVPEDEPSYAVSPGYSAPGAEVREYDEAEVHVIETSLLRIRIRTEEQKVDFYDIVTDEPLLADEGGFGRESKDWTGDARVWIRKRLQDTEHFFGLGDKPCALNLRGKYFSMWGADHYDFHEESDPLYKSVPFFLSLREGKAYGLLFDNTCRSYFDFGASDEKVLAFGSFGGLMNYYFIYDRSPLDIVAAYTRLTGTPELPPLWALGYHQSKWSYYPDKAVYNLVERFRDLGIPCDAVHLDHHYMEQKEGFTWDRHNFPDAAGMVRSLEEDGVKTVLIVNPGVKINPANPVWAEGLERNYFCRRSEGNLLSEEVWPGLCNFPDFTAPAVRSWWADLFRHDLEEVGVRGLWNDMNEPVVFPDRTFPMDTRHEYDGMPCSHEKAHNIYGQCMAEASWLGMKRHAPDRRPFLLSRSGFAGLQRFAATWTGDNRSSWEHLKLANFQCQRLAASGISFAGADAGGFMGHPTPELFCRWMQMAAFHGLFRNHSSGEFGGQEPWVFGQEATAYVKAAIEGRYRLLPYIYTQFRRYAETGMPVLRSLALQCFRNRDTYWRGAEYFFGDHLYVIPIHEPQEGGRFLYIPEGVWYSYHTDSLMEDTGKDVWVKCPLSFLPVYVRGGAVIPHWPVQQHAGELPRPPLTLDVWWAPDEEVASHLYEDAGDGYAYRNGECAVHEFLYRGTGSHSLELAWKCEGDPCAFHESAEVVLHGLPAGIALSAHMDGVPCRGVARDGRVWRIPVEGKFETLSACWTEE; this is encoded by the coding sequence ATGTGCACCTCTCCCAACATCCCTGAAAGACGAAAAACGCCCCCTCTCCGGGGGCGTCTCGTCAAATGGGAATACACCAATGCGGTTTCTAAAATAACTCTCAGCGTGTGCCTTGCGGACGATGGAATTGTCCGCGTGACGTATTTCACCGGACCGGTGCCGGAAGATGAGCCCAGCTATGCCGTCAGCCCCGGGTATTCCGCCCCCGGCGCGGAGGTCCGGGAGTATGACGAAGCCGAAGTGCATGTCATTGAAACGTCCCTGCTGCGGATTCGCATCCGTACGGAGGAGCAAAAGGTGGATTTTTACGATATTGTCACGGACGAACCCCTGCTGGCGGATGAAGGCGGCTTTGGCCGGGAGTCCAAGGACTGGACGGGGGACGCCCGCGTGTGGATACGGAAAAGGCTTCAGGACACGGAGCATTTTTTCGGGCTGGGGGACAAGCCCTGCGCCCTGAACCTGAGGGGCAAGTATTTCTCCATGTGGGGGGCGGACCATTATGATTTTCACGAGGAATCGGATCCTCTCTACAAGAGCGTTCCGTTTTTCCTCAGCCTGCGGGAAGGGAAGGCGTACGGCCTGCTGTTTGACAATACGTGCCGCTCGTACTTCGACTTCGGCGCCTCGGATGAAAAGGTGCTGGCTTTCGGGTCGTTCGGCGGCCTGATGAATTATTACTTCATTTATGACCGCAGCCCTCTGGACATCGTAGCCGCCTACACGCGCCTTACCGGCACGCCCGAACTGCCGCCGCTGTGGGCGCTGGGCTACCACCAGTCCAAATGGAGCTATTATCCGGACAAGGCCGTGTATAACCTGGTGGAGCGGTTCCGGGACCTGGGCATCCCGTGCGACGCCGTCCATCTGGACCACCATTACATGGAGCAGAAGGAGGGGTTTACGTGGGACAGGCACAATTTCCCCGATGCGGCGGGGATGGTCCGCTCTCTGGAGGAGGACGGCGTGAAGACGGTCCTGATCGTGAATCCCGGCGTGAAGATCAACCCCGCCAATCCTGTTTGGGCGGAGGGTTTGGAACGGAATTATTTCTGCCGGCGGTCGGAGGGCAATCTTTTGTCGGAGGAAGTCTGGCCGGGACTCTGCAATTTTCCGGATTTCACGGCCCCGGCCGTCCGCAGCTGGTGGGCGGACCTGTTCAGGCATGATCTGGAAGAGGTGGGCGTGCGCGGCCTCTGGAACGACATGAACGAGCCTGTCGTCTTTCCGGACCGCACGTTCCCGATGGATACGCGGCATGAGTACGACGGCATGCCCTGTTCCCATGAAAAGGCCCATAACATTTACGGGCAGTGCATGGCGGAAGCCTCCTGGCTGGGCATGAAGCGCCACGCTCCGGACAGGCGTCCCTTCCTGCTGTCCCGGTCCGGTTTTGCCGGATTGCAGCGCTTTGCCGCCACCTGGACGGGGGACAACCGGTCCAGCTGGGAGCATTTGAAGCTGGCCAATTTCCAGTGCCAGCGGCTTGCCGCCTCGGGCATCTCCTTCGCGGGGGCGGATGCGGGGGGCTTCATGGGGCATCCCACGCCGGAGCTGTTTTGCCGCTGGATGCAGATGGCCGCGTTCCACGGGCTTTTCCGCAATCATTCCTCCGGGGAATTCGGAGGCCAGGAGCCCTGGGTGTTCGGACAGGAGGCCACCGCATACGTGAAAGCCGCCATTGAGGGCCGCTACCGCCTGCTTCCCTACATTTACACGCAGTTCCGCCGTTACGCGGAGACGGGGATGCCCGTGCTGCGCTCCCTGGCCCTTCAATGCTTCAGGAACAGGGACACCTACTGGCGGGGGGCGGAATATTTCTTCGGCGACCATCTGTACGTCATTCCCATCCATGAGCCGCAGGAAGGCGGCCGCTTCCTCTACATCCCGGAAGGCGTCTGGTATTCCTACCACACGGACAGCCTGATGGAGGATACCGGAAAGGATGTCTGGGTGAAATGCCCGCTTTCCTTCCTGCCCGTGTACGTGCGCGGCGGGGCGGTCATTCCCCATTGGCCGGTGCAGCAGCACGCAGGCGAACTGCCGCGGCCCCCGCTGACACTGGACGTCTGGTGGGCGCCGGATGAGGAAGTGGCCTCCCACCTGTATGAGGATGCGGGGGACGGCTATGCGTACCGGAACGGGGAATGCGCCGTTCATGAGTTCCTTTACCGCGGCACCGGTTCCCATTCCCTGGAACTGGCGTGGAAGTGCGAAGGGGACCCCTGCGCGTTCCATGAGTCCGCGGAGGTTGTTCTGCACGGCCTGCCTGCCGGGATTGCCCTCAGCGCGCACATGGACGGCGTTCCCTGCCGTGGCGTGGCGAGGGATGGCCGGGTATGGAGAATCCCGGTAGAGGGCAAGTTTGAGACGCTTTCCGCCTGCTGGACGGAGGAATAA
- a CDS encoding chorismate-binding protein — protein sequence MDINTLTSGALIRHPSRGLLLGTGPFRESAAPPDSGPAFYVNTFRLDDPQPWKIPSALHPIPEPESPTPPAPEILWTEPSPDAYAQVFAEMIEQIASGHLVKSVPATPQFGEMQPPHVPRELILRAVNGSPLHYPYAWWTEQEGFCGATPETLFHQQGRRLTTMALAGTARPEDEGVFINDDKEIREHEIVAGSILSRLSPYGSVTRTARSVLNLDTLIHFATYLTLEADELLPPDHWIRLLHPTPALGSQPRTEKTLAQLDDWRSRLRCPSHFGAPFGFLEDGDFFCLVGIRSMYWQGRRLALCTGGGVVASSTLTHEWRELKLKRDTVRRSFLLP from the coding sequence ATGGACATAAACACGCTGACTTCCGGAGCCCTGATCAGACACCCTTCCCGCGGCCTTCTTCTCGGGACCGGGCCCTTCCGGGAATCGGCCGCCCCCCCGGATTCCGGCCCCGCCTTCTATGTCAACACGTTCCGCCTGGATGACCCGCAGCCGTGGAAAATACCGTCCGCCCTGCATCCCATTCCGGAACCGGAAAGCCCCACGCCGCCCGCTCCGGAAATCCTGTGGACGGAACCGTCCCCGGACGCGTATGCCCAGGTATTCGCGGAAATGATTGAACAAATCGCCTCCGGACATCTGGTGAAAAGCGTTCCGGCAACGCCCCAGTTTGGAGAGATGCAGCCTCCCCACGTTCCCCGTGAACTCATCCTGCGGGCCGTCAACGGTTCCCCGCTTCATTACCCCTATGCCTGGTGGACGGAGCAGGAAGGCTTCTGCGGAGCCACCCCGGAAACCCTGTTCCACCAGCAGGGACGACGCCTGACGACCATGGCCCTGGCCGGAACGGCGCGGCCGGAAGACGAGGGCGTCTTCATCAATGACGACAAGGAAATCCGCGAACATGAAATCGTGGCCGGCAGCATCCTTTCCCGCCTGTCCCCCTACGGCAGCGTCACCAGAACGGCCCGCAGCGTGCTGAACCTGGATACCCTGATCCACTTTGCCACCTACCTCACCCTGGAAGCGGACGAACTGCTGCCGCCGGACCACTGGATACGGCTGCTCCACCCCACTCCGGCCCTGGGATCCCAGCCCCGGACGGAGAAGACACTCGCCCAGTTGGACGACTGGCGTTCGCGCCTCCGCTGTCCGTCCCATTTCGGCGCTCCGTTCGGATTTCTGGAAGACGGAGACTTCTTCTGCCTGGTGGGCATCCGGTCCATGTACTGGCAGGGGCGGCGGCTCGCGCTCTGCACCGGGGGCGGGGTGGTGGCCTCCTCCACCCTGACGCATGAATGGCGGGAGCTGAAATTAAAGCGGGATACGGTCAGGCGCAGTTTCCTGCTTCCCTGA
- the def gene encoding peptide deformylase — MLLEIAQYGNPVLKEKCRPVEHFDDGLKALAENMLETMYAAEGIGLAAPQVSIPIQLVVIDIPEEEESVTWLKVNGEDKELSDIMPLMFANPVLEPYGPMHPFHEGCLSVLKIRASVVRPDFVKATVLLIDGREVTIDCNGLLARCLQHECDHLNGILFVERVSSAQKITLRNKLKRLATGY, encoded by the coding sequence ATGTTATTGGAAATCGCGCAGTATGGAAATCCGGTATTGAAGGAAAAATGCCGCCCCGTAGAACATTTTGACGACGGCTTGAAAGCCCTGGCGGAAAACATGCTGGAAACCATGTACGCCGCAGAAGGCATCGGCCTGGCGGCTCCGCAGGTGAGCATTCCCATTCAACTGGTGGTGATTGATATTCCGGAGGAGGAAGAGTCCGTCACCTGGCTAAAGGTGAACGGGGAGGACAAGGAGCTTTCAGACATTATGCCCCTGATGTTTGCCAATCCCGTCCTGGAGCCTTACGGGCCCATGCATCCCTTCCATGAAGGCTGCTTGAGCGTGCTCAAGATACGCGCTTCCGTCGTGAGGCCGGATTTTGTCAAAGCTACGGTGCTCCTGATAGATGGAAGAGAAGTGACGATTGACTGCAACGGATTGCTGGCGCGATGCCTGCAGCATGAATGCGACCATTTGAACGGCATCCTGTTTGTGGAGCGCGTTTCTTCCGCCCAGAAGATCACCCTGCGCAATAAATTGAAGCGCCTGGCTACTGGGTATTGA
- a CDS encoding glycosyltransferase, whose protein sequence is MSTIRVLTLGWEFPPLVNGGLGIACLGLSKALAKKVDLRVIVPKADPSVLFDGFQLTGLNNVSYREVEQVDRKYSYDSFALVEHAPIELDPYTTVEGESGVVQFTKEGRITFSKTHEADLQLFKNKEDLYAGDLALKVIQFSKIAVKVAMQQDFDIIHAHDWMTYLAGVEVKKATGKPLVVHLHASQFDRAGADARGWIYDIEKFGMEQADAVIPVSKYTGTIASGHYAIDPHKIFPIHNGADPVKVFKGKKKFPEKLVLFLGRLTAQKGPGFFLQIAAKVLEQTDDVRFVMAGTGEKLRQLIESGAFKGVGDKFHFTGFLNKDKVNDLLSITDIYCMPSVSEPFGLSALEAAQFNIPAVISKQSGVAEVMKGALKADFWDVNKMAEHIVHLCTDEELYRKVVEQSTEDIKASTWDAAADKVIRVYEHVLNR, encoded by the coding sequence ATGAGCACAATCCGAGTTCTTACATTAGGATGGGAATTCCCACCCCTGGTTAACGGGGGGCTGGGCATTGCCTGCCTGGGCCTTTCCAAGGCGCTGGCAAAAAAAGTGGATTTAAGAGTGATCGTCCCCAAGGCCGATCCTTCCGTTCTTTTTGACGGGTTCCAGCTCACTGGTCTCAACAACGTCTCCTATCGGGAAGTGGAGCAAGTGGACCGGAAGTATTCCTATGACAGCTTCGCCCTGGTGGAGCACGCCCCCATTGAACTGGACCCCTACACCACCGTGGAGGGGGAATCCGGCGTGGTGCAGTTCACCAAGGAAGGCCGCATCACCTTCTCCAAGACGCATGAAGCGGACCTCCAGCTATTCAAAAACAAGGAGGACCTCTATGCCGGGGACCTGGCCCTGAAAGTCATCCAGTTCTCCAAAATCGCGGTAAAAGTCGCCATGCAGCAGGACTTTGACATCATCCACGCCCATGACTGGATGACTTACCTGGCCGGCGTGGAGGTGAAAAAAGCCACGGGCAAGCCCCTGGTGGTGCACCTGCACGCCTCCCAGTTTGACCGCGCCGGAGCGGACGCCCGCGGATGGATTTACGATATTGAAAAATTCGGCATGGAACAGGCGGACGCCGTCATTCCGGTCAGCAAATACACGGGCACCATCGCCAGCGGGCACTACGCCATAGACCCCCATAAAATCTTCCCCATCCACAACGGGGCGGACCCCGTCAAGGTTTTCAAGGGAAAGAAAAAATTTCCGGAAAAGCTCGTGCTCTTCCTGGGACGCCTGACGGCCCAGAAAGGTCCGGGCTTCTTCCTGCAAATTGCCGCCAAGGTTCTGGAGCAGACGGACGACGTGCGCTTCGTCATGGCCGGTACCGGGGAAAAACTCCGCCAGTTGATTGAATCCGGAGCCTTCAAGGGCGTGGGCGACAAATTCCACTTCACCGGCTTCCTGAACAAGGACAAGGTGAATGACCTCCTCTCCATCACGGACATCTACTGCATGCCCTCCGTATCGGAGCCCTTCGGCCTGTCGGCTCTGGAAGCCGCCCAATTCAACATTCCCGCCGTGATCTCCAAGCAGTCCGGCGTGGCGGAAGTCATGAAGGGAGCCCTGAAAGCGGACTTCTGGGACGTCAACAAGATGGCGGAACACATCGTCCATCTCTGCACGGATGAGGAACTGTACCGGAAAGTGGTGGAACAAAGCACGGAGGACATCAAGGCCTCCACCTGGGACGCCGCCGCAGACAAGGTCATCCGGGTTTACGAACATGTGCTGAACCGCTAA
- a CDS encoding SdpI family protein has translation MLTYYAAVSSRLPARVAVHFNEYGMPTRFEDKNGMDALLGFIGLGILGFLIGKILRLIILLPIHFSRNENNRRIGAKMATYAEFFLVVLFSYLCLTIQKTSLANTVSLGDTAKVIFISLNTFLLLLANVCPKITPNKWFGIRTPYAFSSNEAWVSVQRLGGRFLFCGSLFNILVTLLLPGSFPAIFIFNMVSLLLQALVILLWKPHRNRTELSSSSDSDVC, from the coding sequence GTGCTGACTTACTATGCAGCCGTATCGTCACGGCTGCCCGCCCGCGTCGCCGTACATTTCAATGAATACGGCATGCCCACCCGTTTTGAGGACAAGAACGGCATGGACGCCCTTCTGGGATTCATTGGCCTGGGAATCCTCGGCTTCCTCATCGGGAAGATTCTCCGTCTGATCATCCTTTTGCCCATTCACTTCAGCAGGAATGAAAACAACCGGCGGATTGGCGCGAAGATGGCCACGTACGCGGAATTCTTCCTGGTCGTCCTGTTTTCCTATCTTTGCCTGACCATTCAAAAGACAAGCCTGGCAAATACGGTCAGCCTGGGAGACACGGCCAAAGTCATCTTCATAAGCCTGAACACATTTCTTCTGCTCCTGGCCAACGTTTGCCCCAAGATAACTCCCAACAAATGGTTCGGAATACGCACCCCTTACGCCTTCAGTAGTAATGAAGCATGGGTAAGTGTTCAGCGACTGGGCGGCAGGTTTCTATTCTGCGGAAGCCTGTTCAACATCCTTGTGACGCTTCTCCTTCCCGGCTCCTTTCCTGCAATCTTCATTTTTAACATGGTCTCCCTTCTGCTCCAGGCATTGGTCATACTTCTTTGGAAGCCCCACAGGAACAGGACTGAACTTTCATCTTCGTCTGACAGCGACGTTTGTTGA
- a CDS encoding ExbD/TolR family protein, whose protein sequence is MQFYRKKARTMGVPIVPMIDILTILLIFFIVHTQWKKPQSLLKIDVPGAEFMEGAPSTEQRAVLAVTGKSSISLNGNLVEMNELAAALEALKREKPDVKLQLDVDKKAEFGVIVGIWDALTSVGIDAGDVPARIEINKSGAQ, encoded by the coding sequence ATGCAGTTTTACCGCAAGAAAGCAAGAACCATGGGGGTTCCCATCGTCCCCATGATTGACATATTGACCATTCTGCTCATCTTTTTCATCGTTCACACCCAGTGGAAAAAGCCGCAGTCCCTGCTGAAAATAGACGTGCCGGGCGCGGAGTTCATGGAAGGGGCTCCTTCCACGGAGCAACGGGCCGTCCTGGCCGTGACGGGGAAATCCTCCATTTCCCTGAACGGGAACCTGGTGGAGATGAATGAGCTGGCCGCCGCCCTGGAAGCCCTGAAAAGGGAGAAGCCGGACGTCAAATTGCAGCTTGACGTAGATAAAAAGGCGGAGTTTGGCGTCATTGTCGGCATTTGGGACGCGCTGACGTCTGTGGGTATTGACGCGGGGGATGTTCCTGCCAGAATAGAAATCAACAAATCCGGCGCACAGTAA
- the nrfD gene encoding NrfD/PsrC family molybdoenzyme membrane anchor subunit yields the protein MMTRPAPALSSSAVPVKTMLAEVRKPLGPVWWSVFLASVLLAAWGVGWSSWRIAAEGVGVLGLNNNVVWGLDIVHFVFWIGLGHAGTLISAVLLLTRQSWRSPIARGAEQMTLCAVVCAAVFPVVHVGRVWMAWMASPLPEVSGIWPDMASPLMWDVMAVSTYFLLSLLYWYIGLVPDFALLRDCCAGHLRRRYGWLALGWQGTGRQWRAYEKASLLFAAILTPLVVSVHSVVSFDFSVTQVPGWHQSIFPPYFVGGAILSGMAMVQLILLGVRRLMSGSGVRQAITPAILDLSSRFVLALALVMGAMYLWEHLAVVLNGGSPALFPGRNPVNAVFLGAMVAGNVLLPQLFWFRSLRTNRWVIAVVALGVLAGMWMERFWIVVNSLKASLLAANIGDYSPSLTDLAMMAGSVGLFTALYMVLVRVTPFFSLCDVREQQSLNKEGGA from the coding sequence ATGATGACCAGACCAGCGCCAGCCCTTTCTTCCTCCGCCGTTCCGGTGAAGACCATGCTGGCGGAGGTGCGGAAGCCGCTCGGCCCCGTATGGTGGAGCGTGTTTCTCGCCAGCGTGCTGCTGGCGGCGTGGGGTGTGGGGTGGAGTTCCTGGCGCATTGCCGCGGAGGGTGTGGGAGTGCTGGGGCTGAACAATAACGTGGTGTGGGGGCTGGACATCGTGCATTTTGTCTTCTGGATAGGCCTGGGACATGCGGGCACCCTGATTTCGGCCGTCCTGCTGCTGACCCGCCAGTCATGGAGAAGCCCGATTGCCCGCGGGGCGGAACAGATGACCCTGTGCGCGGTGGTCTGCGCCGCCGTCTTTCCCGTGGTGCACGTGGGGCGTGTCTGGATGGCGTGGATGGCCTCCCCCCTGCCGGAGGTGAGCGGCATCTGGCCGGACATGGCCTCCCCCCTGATGTGGGACGTCATGGCCGTCAGCACGTATTTCCTGCTTTCCCTGTTGTACTGGTACATCGGGCTGGTGCCGGATTTCGCGCTGCTGCGGGATTGCTGCGCGGGGCATTTGAGGCGGCGGTACGGATGGCTGGCTCTGGGCTGGCAGGGGACGGGGCGCCAGTGGCGCGCCTATGAAAAGGCCAGCCTGCTTTTTGCGGCCATCCTGACTCCCCTGGTGGTATCCGTCCATTCCGTGGTGAGCTTTGACTTTTCCGTGACGCAGGTGCCGGGGTGGCACCAGAGCATTTTTCCGCCCTATTTCGTGGGGGGCGCCATTTTGAGCGGCATGGCGATGGTCCAGTTGATTCTTCTGGGGGTGCGCCGCCTGATGTCCGGCAGCGGCGTCCGGCAGGCCATTACGCCGGCCATTCTGGATTTGAGCTCCCGCTTCGTGCTGGCCCTGGCCCTGGTGATGGGGGCCATGTATCTGTGGGAGCACCTGGCCGTGGTGCTGAATGGAGGCTCTCCGGCGTTGTTCCCGGGCAGGAATCCCGTGAATGCCGTGTTCCTGGGCGCCATGGTCGCCGGGAACGTGCTGCTGCCCCAGTTGTTCTGGTTCCGCTCCCTGCGCACCAACCGGTGGGTGATTGCGGTCGTGGCCTTGGGCGTGCTTGCCGGCATGTGGATGGAACGCTTCTGGATCGTCGTGAATTCCCTGAAAGCCTCCCTGCTGGCCGCCAATATCGGGGATTATTCCCCCAGCCTGACGGACCTGGCCATGATGGCCGGGAGCGTGGGGCTGTTCACGGCGCTGTACATGGTGCTGGTGCGCGTGACTCCGTTTTTTTCCCTGTGCGACGTGCGGGAACAGCAATCCCTGAACAAGGAGGGCGGGGCATGA
- a CDS encoding single-stranded DNA-binding protein, protein MANLNKVFLMGNLTADPELRYTPKGTAVTDIRLAINRYYAGDNSERQEETTFVDVTLWNRQAEVAGNYLSKGRGVFVEGRLQLDSWEDKASGQKRTKLRVIGENIQLFPRGGEGDMGGAPRQQPQGAPRSNNYGQSRPAQNYNPPPMPPSNQPSSDFGDMDDEIPF, encoded by the coding sequence ATGGCCAATCTCAACAAAGTCTTCTTAATGGGCAACCTGACCGCCGATCCCGAGCTGCGCTACACCCCCAAAGGCACCGCCGTCACGGACATCCGCCTCGCCATCAACCGCTACTATGCGGGCGACAACAGCGAACGCCAGGAGGAAACCACCTTTGTGGACGTCACCCTCTGGAACCGCCAGGCGGAAGTAGCCGGCAACTACCTCAGCAAGGGCCGCGGAGTCTTTGTGGAAGGACGCCTGCAACTGGACTCCTGGGAAGACAAGGCCTCCGGGCAGAAGCGCACCAAGCTGCGCGTGATCGGTGAAAACATCCAGCTCTTCCCCCGCGGCGGTGAAGGCGACATGGGCGGCGCTCCGCGCCAGCAGCCCCAGGGAGCTCCCCGCTCCAACAACTACGGGCAGTCCCGTCCGGCCCAGAACTACAATCCGCCCCCCATGCCTCCCTCCAACCAGCCGTCCAGCGACTTTGGAGACATGGATGACGAAATCCCGTTCTAA
- a CDS encoding autorepressor SdpR family transcription factor → MNNPSSLQPTLRALADPTRREILEILKNGAMPAGEIAEHFSITGAAISRHLSVLKEADLVRDHREGKFIFYDINLSVLQEILVWIGNFKAARETSSGKWSKIIGTQPNH, encoded by the coding sequence ATGAATAATCCCTCTTCCCTGCAACCTACGCTCAGAGCCCTGGCTGACCCCACACGCCGTGAAATTCTGGAAATACTGAAAAACGGCGCCATGCCGGCCGGAGAAATCGCGGAACATTTCAGTATTACCGGAGCCGCTATCTCCCGCCACCTGTCTGTTTTAAAAGAAGCCGATCTCGTCCGCGACCACAGGGAAGGCAAATTCATCTTTTACGATATCAACCTGAGCGTTCTTCAAGAAATACTGGTCTGGATAGGCAATTTCAAGGCGGCCCGCGAAACATCCTCCGGAAAATGGAGCAAAATCATCGGAACCCAGCCCAATCATTAA